The proteins below are encoded in one region of Telopea speciosissima isolate NSW1024214 ecotype Mountain lineage chromosome 10, Tspe_v1, whole genome shotgun sequence:
- the LOC122643367 gene encoding beta-glucosidase 12-like, translated as MKDIGLNAYRFSIAWTRILPTGKLSGGVNKAGIQYYNNLINELLSQGIQPFATLFHWDVPQALEDEYGGFLSHRIVNDFRDYAEVCYREFGDRVKFWMTLNEPWTFTCGGYVQGTFPPAKTENAGTDPYIVAHNLLLSHATAVDAYNKNYKATQNGQIGITLNYFWMIPYSDSPADIAASQRASDFMFGWFMEPVTTGEYPKCMQDLVGPRLPRFYKEESELLKGSYDFLGLNYYTANYAEDALLSGGGLSPYDNPSYSTDSHCIQTTERNGILIGVPTASEWLYIYPKGMRDILKYIKETYNNPVIYVAENGISDYGNLPMEDALKDEKRKDALSDHLKYLLSAMDGTFLFNSNPCRSGVDVKGFFLWSLLDNFEWDCGYTVRFGINYVDFKDGLKRYPKDSANWFKNFLKRE; from the exons ATGAAGGATATTGGGCTGAATGCTTACAGATTCTCCATCGCATGGACCAGAATATTACCCA CTGGAAAGTTAAGTGGGGGAGTGAACAAGGCAGGCATCCAATATTACAACAACCTCATCAACGAGCTTCTATCGCAAG GTATCCAGCCCTTTGCGACTCTATTTCACTGGGATGTTCCCCAAGCTCTAGAAGATGAATACGGTGGTTTCTTGAGTCATCGCATAGT AAATGATTTTCGGGATTACGCGGAGGTCTGCTATAGAGAATTTGGTGATAGAGTAAAGTTTTGGATGACCTTGAATGAGCCATGGACCTTCACTTGTGGAGGATATGTGCAGGGAACTTTCCCTCCTGCCAAGACAGAAAATGCCGGGACCGATCCATATATAGTGGCTCATAACTTGCTCCTTTCTCATGCAACTGCAGTAGATGCTTACAACAAGAATTATAAG GCAACTCAAAATGGCCAGATTGGAATTACATTGAACTACTTTTGGATGATTCCCTACTCCGACAGCCCAGCTGATATCGCGGCTTCTCAGCGAGCTTCTGATTTCATGTTTGGATG GTTTATGGAGCCAGTCACCACAGGTGAATATCCAAAATGTATGCAAGATCTTGTGGGGCCACGGCTGCCGAGGTTCTATAAGGAGGAGTCTGAATTGTTAAAAGGATCATATGATTTCCTGGGATTAAATTACTATACTGCAAATTATGCTGAGGATGCTCTCCTTTCTGGTGGAGGTTTAAGCCCTTATGACAACCCAAGCTATTCCACTGATTCTCATTGTATTCAAACAA CTGAACGGAATGGAATCCTCATTGGTGTACCG ACGGCCTCAGAGTGGCTTTACATCTATCCAAAGGGAATGCGAGACATTCTAAAATACATAAAGGAAACGTACAATAATCCCGTTATTTATGTAGCAGAGAATG gcaTTTCAGATTATGGCAACCTACCGATGGAAGATGCTCTAAaagatgaaaagagaaaagatgcCTTGAGTGATCATCTTAAGTACCTTCTCAGTGCCATGGA TGGGACTTTCTTATTTAACTCTAATCCTTGCAGGTCGGGTGTAGATGTGAAGGGATTCTTCCTGTGGTCGTTGCTAGACAACTTCGAGTGGGATTGTGGCTACACTGTTCGTTTCGGTATCAACTATGTTGATTTCAAGGATGGGTTGAAGAGATACCCAAAGGACTCTGCTAATTGGTTTAAGAACTTCCTCAAAAGAGAGTGA
- the LOC122644172 gene encoding protein DETOXIFICATION 40-like, protein MDHLNHQHTELDQPLLSPKSSSSPDNQASDQLECVLSDTQLSQLKRLRLATMIELKLLFNLAAPSVIVYMFNYLMSMSTQIFSGHLGNLELAAASLGNTGIQAFTYGVMLGMGSAVETLCGQAYGASKYEMLGVYMQRSTILLMLTGIPLTIIYIFSKPILILLGESSRIASAASVFVCGLIPQIFAYAVNFPLQKFLQSQSIVAPSAYISLVTLVLHMLLSWVAVYKIGLGLFGASLLLSLSWWVLVVAQFVYIVKSEKCKKTWTGFTLEAFSGLFEFLKLSASSAVMLSLEIWYFQILVLLAGLLENPQLALDSLSICMTINIWVFMISVGFNAAASVRVSNELGAGHPKSAAFSVVAVTLISLITALILSAVVLALRDVISYAFTSGEVVAQAVSDLCPLLAITLILNGIQPVLSGVAVGCGWQTFVAYVNVGCYYIIGIPLGALLGFKYNLGAKGIWSGMIGGTTIQTIILLWVTIRTDWKKEVEKAVKRLDKWKVNEEPVGKE, encoded by the exons ATGGATCATCTAAACCACCAACACACTGAACTCGATCAAcctctcctctctccaaaatcatcttcttctcccgATAACCAAGCTAGTGATCAACTAGAATGTGTTCTATCAGATACCCAGTTATCTCAACTGAAACGTCTCCGTTTAGCCACCATGATCGAGCTCAAACTCCTCTTCAATCTCGCTGCTCCGTCCGTGATCGTCTACATGTTCAACTACCTCATGTCAATGTCTACCCAGATCTTCTCCGGCCACCTCGGTAACCTCGAACTCGCCGCCGCCTCCCTCGGCAACACCGGCATCCAAGCTTTCACTTATGGAGTCATGCTAGGAATGGGGAGCGCTGTGGAGACCCTATGTGGGCAAGCCTACGGTGCATCCAAGTATGAAATGCTTGGTGTATACATGCAGAGATCAACGATCCTGCTTATGCTAACTGGAATCCCACTTACCATCATCTACATCTTTTCTAAGCCAATCTTGATCCTTCTTGGGGAATCATCAAGAATCGCATCGGCAGCTTCGGTGTTTGTTTGTGGTCTGATCCCTCAGATATTCGCCTACGCAGTTAATTTCCCTCTACAGAAATTCTTGCAGTCACAGAGCATTGTGGCCCCCAGCGCCTACATATCGTTGGTGACGTTGGTTCTACATATGTTATTAAGCTGGGTGGCGGTGTACAAGATCGGacttgggttgtttggggcttCTTTGTTGCTGAGCTTGTCGTGGTGGGTTTTAGTGGTGGCTCAGTTCGTTTATATAGTGAAGAGTGAGAAGTGTAAGAAGACATGGACTGGGTTTACATTAGAAGCTTTTTCAGGGCTGTTTGAGTTTTTAAAGCTATCGGCTTCGTCGGCGGTGATGTTGAGCTTGGAGATTTGGTATTTTCAGATACTGGTTTTGCTTGCTGGATTGCTGGAGAACCCTCAATTGGCGTTAGATTCTCTCTCTATCTG CATGACAATAAATATCTGGGTTTTCATGATTTCGGTTGGATTCAATGCAGCTGCAAG TGTAAGGGTGAGCAATGAGCTTGGAGCTGGACACCCTAAATCGGCAGCATTCTCAGTAGTGGCGGTGACTTTGATATCTTTGATAACTGCATTGATCTTATCAGCAGTGGTGCTTGCATTAAGAGATGTCATCAGCTATGCTTTTACTAGTGGAGAAGTTGTAGCCCAAGCAGTCTCAGACCTTTGCCCTTTACTAGCCATCACTTTGATCCTCAATGGAATCCAACCCGTTTTGTCAG GTGTAGCTGTTGGGTGTGGATGGCAAACATTCGTTGCTTATGTTAATGTGGGATGCTATTACATCATTGGGATCCCTTTAGGGGCTTTGCTGGGTTTTAAGTACAATTTAGGCGCCAAG GGAATATGGTCAGGGATGATAGGTGGCACAACAATACAGACTATCATCTTACTATGGGTTACCATTAGAACAGATTGGAAGAAAGAG GTGGAGAAAGCAGTGAAACGCTTGGATAAATGGAAAGTCAATGAAGAACCAGTAGGAAAAGAGTGA